The following coding sequences are from one Achromobacter sp. B7 window:
- a CDS encoding type II toxin-antitoxin system RelE/ParE family toxin, giving the protein MPVLEWRQTAREDLLAIVEYISDDSPAAALRLLDEIEQKVAKLRRRPQLYRVGRVAGTREMVVKPPKTSSH; this is encoded by the coding sequence GTGCCGGTTCTTGAATGGCGCCAGACGGCTCGCGAAGACCTGCTGGCGATTGTTGAATACATATCGGACGACAGCCCGGCGGCTGCGCTTCGCTTGCTTGATGAGATTGAGCAGAAGGTGGCTAAGTTGCGCCGGCGTCCACAGCTTTATCGCGTGGGGCGGGTCGCGGGAACCAGGGAGATGGTGGTCAAGCCCCCCAAAACTTCATCGCATTGA
- a CDS encoding TonB-dependent receptor domain-containing protein produces the protein MLIAPVAQAESDADVNRAKTLAPITVSANPLGLDLNSTTLPASVLEGDALIEQRTGTLGETLKNLPGVNSDTFGGGASRPVIRGQTAPRVKVLSDGSEVMDASSISPDHAVTVEPLLAERIEVLRGPATLLYGGGAIGGVVNVVDKKVPTAVPEKGVEAEAELRGATGTKERAGAVGITAGEGQFAVRVEGMKRRTSDYDVPDWPGGKLEGSYSESAQGSVGMSWITPRGYVGLAFTHLESKYGLPGHNHEYEGCHPHGTHLHCGGHDDHDHEEEGHDHDHDHEHGGVPYVKLRSNRLDLRAEYQDPFAGFEKIRVRGGLTDYQHDEIEGGEVGTRFKNKGYDLRVELQHKPIAGWRGVIGMQNAYSDFSAEGEEAFLPRSRTRSNGLFVLEEYQLNDWRFEVGARQDWQRISPEGGAPRSSLSGTSLSAAAIWDFAPQYSVALSLSRSQRLPNAQELYADGVHLATNTYELGNADLGRETSHNIDLTLRKHAGDTTFSASVFHNRVKNYIYANTLDRYEDFRLIEYTQRDAEFTGVEGELRHQFTPVFSAAVFGDYVRGKLTGGDGNLPRIPAARAGVRGNVKWQQWSGGVEYARVFSQKDIASYEDSTPGYNMVNAVVAYRGRYGDTGYEVYVRGTNLLNKLAYNHASFISSVAPLPGRSVMLGVRMTY, from the coding sequence ATGCTGATCGCGCCGGTGGCGCAGGCCGAGAGCGATGCGGACGTCAACCGCGCCAAGACGTTGGCGCCCATTACCGTGTCGGCCAATCCCCTGGGTCTGGACCTGAACAGCACCACGCTGCCGGCGTCCGTGCTGGAAGGCGACGCATTGATTGAGCAGCGCACCGGTACGCTGGGCGAAACGCTGAAGAACCTGCCCGGCGTGAACAGCGACACATTTGGCGGCGGCGCCAGCCGCCCGGTGATTCGGGGCCAGACCGCGCCGCGCGTGAAGGTGCTGTCCGATGGGTCCGAAGTGATGGACGCATCCAGCATCTCGCCGGATCACGCCGTTACCGTGGAACCGCTGTTGGCCGAGCGCATTGAAGTGCTGCGCGGGCCGGCCACCTTGCTGTACGGTGGTGGCGCGATTGGCGGCGTGGTCAACGTGGTCGACAAAAAAGTGCCGACCGCCGTGCCGGAAAAGGGCGTCGAAGCCGAAGCGGAACTGCGCGGCGCAACCGGCACGAAGGAACGTGCGGGCGCCGTCGGCATCACCGCGGGCGAGGGCCAGTTTGCCGTGCGCGTCGAAGGGATGAAGCGCCGCACCAGCGACTACGACGTGCCCGACTGGCCGGGCGGCAAGCTGGAAGGCTCGTACAGCGAATCCGCGCAAGGCTCCGTCGGCATGTCTTGGATTACGCCGCGCGGCTACGTCGGCCTGGCGTTCACGCATCTGGAAAGCAAGTACGGCTTGCCCGGCCACAACCATGAATACGAAGGCTGCCACCCCCACGGCACGCATTTGCATTGTGGCGGCCACGACGATCACGACCACGAAGAAGAAGGCCACGACCACGATCATGATCACGAACATGGCGGCGTGCCCTATGTGAAGCTGCGCAGCAACCGCCTGGACCTGCGCGCCGAATACCAGGACCCCTTCGCCGGCTTCGAGAAAATCCGTGTGCGCGGTGGCTTGACGGACTATCAGCACGACGAGATCGAAGGCGGCGAAGTCGGCACGCGTTTCAAGAACAAGGGCTATGACCTGCGCGTGGAATTGCAGCACAAGCCCATCGCCGGCTGGCGCGGTGTGATTGGCATGCAGAACGCGTATAGCGACTTCAGCGCAGAGGGCGAAGAAGCCTTTCTGCCGCGCAGTCGCACGCGATCAAACGGTTTGTTCGTGCTTGAGGAATACCAGCTGAACGACTGGCGCTTCGAAGTGGGTGCGCGGCAGGACTGGCAACGCATTTCGCCCGAAGGCGGCGCGCCGCGCAGCAGCCTGTCCGGCACGTCGTTGTCGGCAGCGGCCATCTGGGACTTTGCGCCGCAGTATTCCGTCGCGCTGTCGTTGTCCCGTTCGCAACGCTTGCCCAACGCGCAAGAGCTGTACGCCGATGGCGTGCACCTTGCCACTAATACGTATGAGCTGGGCAACGCGGACCTGGGGCGCGAAACGTCGCACAACATCGACCTGACGTTGCGCAAGCATGCCGGCGACACCACGTTTTCCGCCAGCGTGTTCCACAACCGCGTGAAGAACTATATCTATGCCAACACGCTGGACCGCTACGAAGACTTTCGCTTGATCGAGTACACGCAACGCGACGCGGAATTTACCGGCGTGGAAGGCGAGCTGCGGCACCAGTTCACGCCTGTGTTCTCGGCCGCCGTGTTCGGCGACTACGTGCGCGGCAAGCTGACGGGCGGCGACGGCAACCTGCCGCGCATTCCGGCGGCACGCGCCGGCGTGCGCGGCAACGTGAAGTGGCAACAGTGGTCGGGCGGCGTGGAATACGCGCGCGTGTTCTCGCAGAAGGACATCGCGTCGTACGAAGACAGCACGCCGGGCTACAACATGGTCAACGCCGTAGTGGCCTATCGCGGCCGCTATGGCGACACGGGCTACGAAGTCTATGTGCGCGGCACCAACCTCTTGAACAAGCTGGCCTACAACCATGCGTCGTTCATTTCCTCGGTGGCGCCGCTGCCGGGTCGCAGTGTGATGCTGGGCGTGCGCATGACGTATTGA
- the otnI gene encoding 2-oxo-tetronate isomerase yields the protein MLKFAANLSMMYQEYPFLDRYAAAASDGFTGVECMFPYAEPAAFVRERMDAVGVSQVLFNAPPGVTARGERGLAALPGRQAEFQAGIEHALSYATTLSCSNVHVMAGLAPDGVPRESLLDCYRENLDWAARQARSAGVTLLIEPINTRDIPGYILNRQSEAHAIVQAVNASNLKVQMDLYHCQIVEGDVTTKLHEYLPTGRVGHVQIAGVPHRHEPDRGELDYGWVFNVLRELDYSGWIGCEYRPAGHTSAGLRWLNAARG from the coding sequence ATGCTGAAATTCGCCGCCAACCTATCCATGATGTATCAGGAATATCCGTTCCTGGACCGTTATGCCGCCGCCGCGTCGGATGGCTTTACGGGGGTCGAATGCATGTTTCCGTACGCAGAACCCGCCGCCTTCGTGCGGGAACGGATGGACGCGGTTGGCGTGTCGCAAGTGCTGTTCAATGCACCGCCGGGCGTGACGGCGCGCGGTGAACGCGGGCTGGCGGCATTGCCCGGCCGGCAGGCGGAATTCCAGGCAGGGATTGAACATGCCTTGTCGTATGCGACGACGCTGTCTTGCTCCAATGTGCACGTCATGGCGGGGTTGGCGCCCGACGGCGTGCCGCGCGAATCGCTGCTGGATTGCTACCGGGAAAATCTGGATTGGGCGGCGCGCCAGGCGCGATCGGCGGGTGTCACGTTGCTGATCGAACCCATCAACACGCGCGACATCCCGGGCTACATCCTGAACCGGCAGAGCGAGGCCCACGCCATCGTGCAGGCCGTGAACGCCTCGAACCTGAAAGTGCAGATGGACCTGTACCACTGCCAGATCGTCGAAGGCGACGTCACCACCAAACTGCATGAGTACCTGCCCACGGGCCGCGTGGGCCACGTGCAGATCGCGGGTGTGCCGCACCGCCACGAACCGGATCGCGGCGAGCTCGATTACGGCTGGGTATTCAACGTGCTGCGCGAACTGGACTACAGCGGCTGGATCGGCTGCGAGTACCGCCCGGCGGGCCACACGTCGGCGGGCTTGCGCTGGCTGAACGCGGCGCGCGGCTAA